From the Vibrio metoecus genome, one window contains:
- a CDS encoding lipoate--protein ligase, whose protein sequence is MTQTRILISDSTDPWFNLAVEDTIFRSMPADQRVLFLWRNADTVVIGRAQNPWRECKTDRMEQDNVKLARRQTGGGAVFHDLGNTNFTFMAGKPEYDKAISTQIVLAGLKKLGINGVANGRNDLVLEDEQGIRKFSGSAYRETLDRGFHHGTLLLSADLNRLADYLNPDLKKLQAKGITSVKSRVINLNTVKADIEHQQVCEAIMQAYCEHYQQDVTPEFISPQSFLDLPGFEQKFALQSSWDWNFGQTPPFTHNMDERFAWGGVDVYLDVERGTIMQATLFSDMLDPYPMEQLAQRLNGLAYNKTAVAPCLADMINELPQYQAQLEDFQRWFIGQID, encoded by the coding sequence ATGACCCAAACCCGCATTTTGATCTCTGACTCTACTGACCCGTGGTTTAACCTCGCGGTTGAAGACACTATCTTTCGTTCGATGCCTGCCGACCAACGAGTACTGTTTCTGTGGCGTAACGCCGATACCGTAGTGATTGGTCGTGCGCAGAACCCGTGGCGCGAATGCAAAACCGATCGCATGGAGCAGGACAACGTAAAACTTGCTCGTCGTCAGACGGGGGGCGGGGCTGTGTTCCATGATTTGGGCAATACCAACTTCACCTTCATGGCCGGAAAGCCGGAATACGATAAAGCAATCTCGACGCAAATTGTGCTAGCCGGATTGAAAAAGCTGGGTATCAACGGTGTGGCAAATGGTCGCAACGATCTGGTTTTGGAAGATGAGCAGGGTATTCGTAAGTTTTCCGGCTCGGCTTATCGTGAAACTCTGGATCGCGGTTTTCATCATGGCACTCTGCTGCTCAGTGCCGATCTCAACCGTCTGGCGGATTACCTAAACCCTGATCTCAAAAAGCTACAAGCCAAAGGCATTACCTCGGTGAAATCACGAGTTATCAATCTCAATACCGTCAAGGCCGATATTGAACACCAGCAAGTGTGTGAGGCGATCATGCAGGCTTACTGTGAACACTACCAACAAGACGTTACGCCAGAATTTATCTCACCGCAGTCATTTCTGGACTTACCGGGCTTTGAGCAGAAATTTGCATTGCAAAGCAGTTGGGATTGGAACTTTGGTCAGACGCCACCGTTTACTCATAACATGGATGAACGTTTTGCTTGGGGTGGTGTGGATGTGTATCTTGATGTTGAGCGCGGCACAATCATGCAGGCGACTCTCTTTAGCGATATGCTTGACCCATATCCGATGGAACAACTGGCGCAGCGTTTGAATGGTCTTGCTTACAACAAAACCGCCGTAGCACCTTGCCTTGCCGACATGATAAATGAACTGCCGCAATATCAGGCGCAGCTTGAGGATTTTCAGCGCTGGTTTATCGGCCAGATTGATTAA
- a CDS encoding beta-mannosidase: MTGCNLNGQWRLTSPQRPDISIPMTIPGDNVTALLAAHYIPDPYWGGNEAKVRWIEEVDWQISREFEVNNLLLENDQLWLTLTRVDTFASLYINDVLALECSNQFAGYELDIKPYLTLGSNTLRMVFHRVVPEAEKRAAALPFPIPSAMGNNQLPHMNLVRKTQCHSGWDWGLCLMVSGIYDPILLQPINHTRLKQLATEQRWQRDGSVIVTLAVEVETELAANLTFTMADQQQKLVAEHNGWVQCEFLIAQPKRWWPNGLGEPHLYDVSVASAEQTLQRKIGLRQLELNTAADERGSAMEFVINGFPMMAKGANWIPLDAMPARENEARYRQRLQSAVEANMNMIRVWGGGQYESDTFYSLCDELGLLVWQDMMFACSLYPSHADFLREVEQELRWQIPRLREHPCVALWCGDNEVIGAIGWYDESKQNRIKYTVNYDRLNRKIAEVIESLDPKRAFWPSSPCNGELDFGDAWHDDNKGDMHFWDVWHSGKPFSAYRSVNPRFCSEFGFQSWPSLAEVKTFTPEHDFNITSQTFEQHQKNPRGNSIITEMFTRYFRFPTGFEQMLYLSQVQQAMAIKTAVDHWRAISPVCRGILYWQLNDLWPVSSWSSIEYSGRWKQLHYHAKRFFAPQYLVFSEHSGGLTLHGLNDNREPEEVEGRICLISWQGEIVEQWPLSATLLPNHNHALWQKNASLNLGHEGFLWVDAMIKNRGERLQNTYFGTEELKSLPMENAKIEVQQAGRWITLSSDKPAFYVYLECEGGGRFSDSSFTLLPGQSVTVEYLGEDAHTLATSLRVYYLNSEV, from the coding sequence ATGACTGGCTGTAATCTCAATGGTCAATGGCGATTAACCTCTCCACAACGTCCTGATATTTCAATTCCGATGACGATTCCAGGTGACAATGTCACTGCTTTATTGGCTGCGCACTATATTCCTGACCCTTATTGGGGTGGCAATGAAGCCAAAGTGCGCTGGATTGAAGAAGTCGATTGGCAAATCAGCCGCGAGTTTGAGGTGAATAACTTGCTACTAGAGAACGATCAACTGTGGTTAACACTGACACGTGTCGATACGTTTGCCTCTCTGTATATTAATGACGTCCTTGCCTTGGAGTGCAGCAATCAGTTTGCCGGTTATGAGCTGGATATTAAGCCGTATTTGACATTGGGCAGTAACACTCTGCGTATGGTTTTCCATCGAGTGGTGCCTGAAGCCGAGAAAAGAGCCGCTGCATTACCTTTTCCTATTCCTTCTGCTATGGGTAACAACCAGTTACCGCATATGAATTTAGTGCGCAAAACGCAATGTCACTCAGGGTGGGACTGGGGGCTGTGTTTGATGGTGTCAGGGATTTACGACCCGATCCTATTACAGCCGATTAACCACACACGATTAAAACAGTTGGCGACAGAGCAGCGCTGGCAACGTGATGGCAGTGTGATTGTGACGTTGGCAGTAGAGGTGGAAACCGAACTGGCTGCAAACTTGACGTTCACCATGGCCGATCAACAACAAAAGTTGGTCGCAGAACATAATGGTTGGGTGCAGTGCGAGTTTTTGATTGCACAGCCAAAGCGCTGGTGGCCAAACGGATTGGGTGAGCCGCATTTGTATGACGTGAGCGTGGCCAGCGCTGAGCAAACTTTGCAGCGCAAAATCGGGTTACGCCAACTTGAACTGAATACCGCAGCCGATGAACGCGGTTCGGCGATGGAGTTTGTGATCAACGGCTTTCCCATGATGGCGAAAGGCGCGAACTGGATTCCACTTGATGCAATGCCTGCTCGTGAAAATGAAGCGCGCTATCGACAGCGGCTGCAAAGCGCGGTAGAGGCCAATATGAACATGATCCGCGTGTGGGGCGGTGGGCAATACGAGAGTGACACATTTTACAGCTTGTGTGATGAACTCGGGTTACTGGTTTGGCAAGACATGATGTTTGCTTGTTCGCTTTACCCGAGCCATGCGGATTTCCTGCGCGAAGTCGAGCAAGAGCTGCGTTGGCAAATCCCAAGGCTACGCGAGCATCCTTGCGTTGCGCTTTGGTGTGGTGATAACGAAGTGATTGGCGCGATTGGTTGGTATGACGAATCCAAACAGAACCGTATCAAATACACGGTCAATTACGATCGCTTAAATCGCAAGATCGCGGAAGTGATTGAATCGCTTGATCCCAAACGCGCATTCTGGCCAAGTTCGCCCTGTAATGGTGAACTCGATTTTGGTGATGCATGGCATGATGACAATAAAGGCGATATGCACTTTTGGGATGTGTGGCACTCTGGCAAGCCTTTTAGTGCGTATCGCTCGGTGAATCCAAGATTCTGCTCTGAGTTTGGTTTCCAATCTTGGCCCTCCCTTGCGGAAGTCAAAACCTTTACGCCAGAGCACGATTTCAACATCACTTCGCAGACCTTTGAACAGCACCAGAAAAATCCGCGCGGTAACAGCATCATCACCGAGATGTTTACTCGTTATTTCCGTTTTCCAACCGGATTTGAACAGATGCTGTATCTGAGCCAAGTGCAGCAAGCCATGGCGATCAAAACCGCGGTGGATCACTGGCGGGCGATTTCGCCGGTTTGTCGCGGCATTCTGTATTGGCAGCTCAATGATTTGTGGCCTGTGAGTTCTTGGTCGAGCATTGAATACAGTGGCCGTTGGAAACAGTTGCACTATCACGCGAAGCGCTTTTTTGCGCCGCAGTATCTGGTGTTTTCAGAGCACAGCGGTGGATTGACGTTGCACGGTTTAAACGATAATCGTGAACCGGAGGAAGTAGAAGGCCGAATTTGCTTGATAAGTTGGCAAGGTGAAATTGTTGAACAGTGGCCGCTCAGCGCGACGTTATTGCCTAATCACAACCATGCGCTGTGGCAAAAAAACGCATCTTTGAATTTAGGGCACGAAGGTTTTTTGTGGGTTGATGCGATGATCAAAAACCGTGGCGAGCGATTACAGAACACTTATTTTGGTACAGAAGAACTGAAATCTTTGCCGATGGAAAATGCCAAAATCGAGGTGCAGCAAGCTGGGCGATGGATCACGTTAAGTAGCGACAAGCCGGCTTTTTATGTGTACTTGGAGTGTGAGGGGGGCGGGCGGTTTAGTGATTCGAGCTTCACCTTGCTACCGGGACAAAGTGTCACCGTGGAGTATTTGGGAGAAGATGCACACACATTAGCGACTTCGCTGCGGGTTTATTATCTCAATAGCGAAGTTTAA
- a CDS encoding LysR family transcriptional regulator, with amino-acid sequence MGRKIAKMGLSMKLDDLALFLTVVRCGSFALAAKQKSMSTSTLSRRIQQLEQDTGSILLIRSSKELVLTKEGEQLFHTYAELFAEIERKQDQVEQAKRDYRGEIAISAPVLPLRHQLTPLALEFSEQHPNVTLRMQVNSGLDYFTQRDLDIALRFGPQPESDWVARKLARNPSVLCASPTFAATLSLSHPQQLTHSPLLSLNHKLPWIFQHRHSEQKVQFIPAARLCSDELDTIVQATLQGMGIARLPRGLMAPLLNEGKLVELLPEWDIEGADVYLLHPQRKFLPERTQALIDYIINHWSRVAFSYWHQP; translated from the coding sequence ATGGGACGCAAAATTGCAAAAATGGGATTAAGCATGAAACTTGATGATCTGGCGCTTTTTTTGACCGTAGTTCGCTGCGGTAGTTTTGCCTTAGCGGCCAAACAAAAATCGATGTCCACCAGCACACTTAGCCGACGTATCCAGCAACTTGAACAAGACACTGGCAGCATTTTACTGATCCGCAGCAGTAAAGAACTGGTGCTGACCAAAGAAGGGGAACAACTGTTCCACACTTATGCAGAGCTCTTTGCCGAAATCGAGCGTAAACAAGATCAAGTCGAGCAAGCTAAACGTGATTATCGCGGTGAAATCGCCATTAGTGCTCCCGTGTTACCGCTACGTCATCAACTCACGCCTTTAGCCTTAGAATTTTCTGAGCAGCACCCCAACGTTACTTTACGCATGCAAGTAAACTCGGGGCTCGATTATTTCACGCAACGGGATTTGGATATCGCACTGCGCTTTGGCCCACAACCGGAATCAGATTGGGTTGCCCGCAAACTGGCGCGTAACCCTTCGGTGCTGTGTGCCAGTCCAACGTTTGCCGCCACGCTCTCACTCTCTCATCCACAACAACTCACCCACTCACCGCTGCTTAGCCTAAACCACAAGCTACCGTGGATTTTCCAACATCGACACAGCGAACAAAAAGTGCAATTTATACCCGCTGCACGACTGTGTTCTGATGAACTGGACACCATAGTACAAGCAACCTTACAAGGCATGGGAATTGCCCGCCTGCCAAGAGGCTTGATGGCTCCTTTACTCAATGAGGGGAAATTGGTCGAGTTACTCCCCGAATGGGATATTGAAGGCGCGGATGTGTATTTGCTCCATCCACAACGAAAATTCTTGCCAGAACGTACCCAAGCCCTGATCGATTACATCATCAATCATTGGTCGCGAGTCGCTTTCAGCTATTGGCATCAGCCTTAG
- a CDS encoding DUF2256 domain-containing protein, which translates to MASHKKAHLAHKICPVCLRSFVWRKKWQQCWAEVKYCSERCRRNRSVHTKADANS; encoded by the coding sequence GTGGCTTCGCACAAAAAGGCTCACTTGGCGCATAAAATTTGCCCTGTCTGTTTGCGCTCGTTTGTTTGGCGCAAAAAGTGGCAACAGTGTTGGGCAGAGGTGAAATACTGCTCGGAGCGTTGTCGGCGTAACCGTTCTGTCCATACTAAGGCTGATGCCAATAGCTGA
- the yegD gene encoding molecular chaperone, whose translation MFIGFDYGTANCSVASMQGDNPVLIPLERDSLYIPSTLAAPTRDSVPEHLFRHRQISPADALGEQLLRRSVAANRDEGIDLQFDDVVFGQAALDLYLSDPHEVYYVKSPKSFLGAMGLHDIQLSFFEDLVCAMMANIKAQAEARSNAVINDAVIGRPVNFHGRGGEDSNRQAENILRRAATRAGFRHLEFQFEPVAAGLEYEATLTEDKTVLVVDIGGGTTDCSLIQMGPSWRGKADRTQSLIAHTGQRVGGNDFDIHLAFKQLMTPFGFGSQMLSGLDMPITQFWNPIAINDVSAQVKFFSRENLVDLKRLHKEAREPEKLARLLAVYHDTLGYSLVKKAEEAKIALSDMAQVTAQIKVLSELLEVKIQREAMIEAIDVLKTKMIELVTEAVALGGVTPDVIFMTGGSARSPILRAGVEQVLPNVPVVSGNYFGSVTAGLARWAQVCFR comes from the coding sequence ATGTTTATCGGGTTTGATTACGGCACGGCTAACTGTTCGGTGGCCAGCATGCAGGGCGATAATCCAGTGCTGATCCCTCTTGAGCGTGACAGCCTTTATATTCCTTCCACATTGGCGGCGCCGACTCGTGATTCGGTGCCTGAGCACCTGTTTCGTCATCGCCAGATTTCACCGGCCGATGCACTGGGCGAGCAATTACTGCGTCGTTCAGTAGCCGCGAATCGTGATGAAGGCATCGACTTGCAGTTTGATGATGTGGTGTTTGGTCAGGCGGCGCTCGATCTCTATCTGTCCGATCCGCATGAAGTGTATTACGTCAAATCACCAAAATCGTTTTTAGGGGCGATGGGGCTGCACGACATTCAACTGAGCTTTTTTGAAGATCTAGTGTGCGCCATGATGGCTAACATCAAAGCCCAAGCGGAAGCGCGCTCCAACGCAGTGATCAATGATGCGGTGATCGGTCGTCCGGTCAACTTCCACGGCCGAGGTGGGGAAGACTCTAACCGTCAGGCAGAAAATATTCTGCGCCGCGCAGCCACGCGAGCTGGGTTTCGCCACTTAGAGTTTCAGTTTGAACCAGTGGCCGCAGGGCTTGAGTACGAAGCGACACTGACCGAAGACAAAACTGTGTTGGTGGTGGATATCGGCGGTGGTACGACAGACTGCTCACTGATTCAAATGGGGCCTTCTTGGCGGGGCAAAGCGGATCGCACGCAAAGCCTCATTGCGCATACTGGTCAACGAGTGGGCGGTAACGATTTTGATATCCATCTTGCCTTTAAACAGTTGATGACGCCCTTTGGTTTTGGTAGCCAAATGCTCAGCGGGCTAGATATGCCGATCACTCAATTCTGGAACCCGATTGCGATTAACGATGTTAGCGCGCAGGTGAAATTCTTCTCGCGTGAAAATCTGGTGGATTTAAAACGCCTACACAAAGAAGCGCGTGAGCCTGAAAAACTGGCGCGTCTGCTTGCGGTGTACCACGATACGCTCGGCTACAGCTTAGTTAAGAAAGCCGAAGAAGCGAAGATTGCGCTATCGGATATGGCACAAGTGACAGCGCAAATTAAAGTGCTGTCGGAGTTGCTGGAAGTCAAGATTCAACGTGAAGCGATGATCGAAGCGATTGACGTGCTGAAAACCAAAATGATTGAACTGGTTACGGAAGCGGTAGCGCTTGGTGGCGTGACGCCGGACGTGATCTTTATGACCGGCGGTAGTGCGCGTTCACCAATTTTACGTGCTGGTGTTGAGCAGGTACTGCCGAATGTGCCAGTGGTCAGCGGCAACTATTTTGGCTCAGTCACCGCGGGGCTTGCACGTTGGGCGCAGGTTTGTTTTCGTTAA
- a CDS encoding methyl-accepting chemotaxis protein, with amino-acid sequence MWLSKLKIRTRIVLGMALLLLLVMNIIMPFVLSEFLGQIHRNELRQLEKLYQTAVAEIDSTGRLSQALATLIANSPSIQKAFSEGDRQSIAAQTLPLYQAMKERYDATQLQFHTPPATSFYRAHKPEKFGDDLSSFRFTVLQVNQSKQPVMGLENGVAGLGNRGVVPVFYEGKLIGSVEFGLSFGQPFFESFKQKYQVDIALLLHSESSRYQQFAGTFDASPWIDQTVLDTVLTGQSRKLDVEINGKNYALYLQSVKDFSGKPIGVLTIAMDRSEAIASVWDVNLKLVGLGIVALTIGIIIAILIARGITRPIVSATRAMKRIAEGDGDLSQQMSVKTRDEMAQLARAFNLFVGKIHDTMAQISDVTHQLVISADETARITETSRASATKQQSEVEQVATAMNQVAITVQEMAQHANMASDSAAQADAATTTGKQIVSQVIALIEELATKSQEAVLTMGKLNNQTQSIDSVLEVIRNIADQTNLLALNAAIEAARAGEQGRGFAVVADEVRTLASRTQTSTQEIQRMIESLQSAANSAESAMLQSDKITEQCVSQIRGAGEALDNIHRAVGAINDMNFHIANSVTEQSAVSSELNINLHNINDGVTQFSNNVAHVATCGENVNQLSVRLNGLLNKFKL; translated from the coding sequence ATGTGGCTGTCTAAACTAAAAATCCGTACTCGAATTGTATTAGGAATGGCATTGTTGCTGTTGCTAGTGATGAATATCATCATGCCCTTTGTGCTCAGTGAGTTTCTTGGTCAAATACATCGTAATGAGCTGCGACAACTTGAAAAACTCTATCAAACTGCAGTGGCTGAGATTGATTCAACAGGGCGGCTTTCGCAGGCACTAGCAACGTTGATCGCGAACTCACCCTCGATTCAAAAAGCCTTTTCAGAAGGTGACCGCCAATCTATCGCCGCTCAAACATTACCGCTTTATCAGGCCATGAAAGAGCGATATGACGCCACTCAATTGCAATTTCATACCCCACCCGCAACGTCTTTCTATCGTGCGCATAAGCCTGAAAAATTTGGCGATGATCTCTCTAGCTTTCGTTTTACGGTATTACAGGTAAACCAATCAAAACAACCTGTCATGGGGTTAGAAAATGGTGTGGCAGGTTTAGGAAATCGAGGCGTGGTGCCAGTGTTTTATGAAGGTAAGCTAATTGGTTCAGTCGAGTTCGGATTGTCTTTCGGACAGCCATTTTTTGAAAGCTTCAAGCAAAAATACCAAGTTGATATCGCATTGCTGCTTCATTCTGAATCTAGCCGCTATCAACAATTTGCGGGGACGTTTGATGCGAGCCCGTGGATTGATCAAACCGTGTTAGATACCGTACTCACAGGACAAAGTCGTAAGTTGGATGTTGAAATTAACGGTAAGAACTATGCGCTTTATTTACAAAGTGTGAAGGATTTTTCGGGTAAACCGATTGGTGTCTTGACGATTGCGATGGACCGCAGTGAGGCTATTGCGAGCGTTTGGGATGTGAATTTGAAATTGGTCGGTCTTGGTATTGTTGCTCTGACCATTGGTATCATTATCGCAATTTTGATTGCTAGAGGAATTACTCGTCCTATCGTGAGTGCGACTCGAGCAATGAAACGAATTGCCGAAGGTGATGGTGATTTAAGCCAGCAAATGTCGGTTAAAACACGAGATGAAATGGCTCAACTCGCCAGAGCGTTTAACCTGTTTGTCGGAAAAATTCACGATACGATGGCGCAAATCTCTGATGTGACCCATCAACTGGTTATCTCTGCGGATGAAACAGCACGTATTACGGAAACCAGTCGTGCGAGTGCAACGAAACAACAAAGTGAGGTAGAGCAAGTGGCTACTGCGATGAATCAAGTGGCGATCACAGTGCAAGAAATGGCGCAGCACGCCAATATGGCTTCTGATTCTGCAGCGCAAGCCGATGCTGCCACGACTACCGGTAAGCAAATTGTCAGCCAAGTAATTGCTTTGATTGAAGAATTGGCAACAAAAAGTCAAGAAGCGGTCTTGACGATGGGTAAGCTAAATAATCAAACTCAATCAATAGATTCTGTGTTGGAAGTGATTCGCAATATTGCGGACCAGACTAATCTTTTAGCGCTAAATGCCGCGATTGAAGCCGCTCGCGCCGGTGAGCAAGGACGTGGTTTTGCTGTTGTCGCTGATGAGGTTCGTACTTTAGCAAGCCGTACGCAGACTTCGACACAGGAAATCCAACGCATGATTGAAAGTTTGCAAAGCGCTGCTAACTCAGCAGAAAGTGCCATGTTACAAAGCGACAAGATTACCGAACAGTGTGTGAGCCAAATTCGGGGAGCAGGAGAAGCATTAGATAATATTCATCGTGCAGTCGGTGCCATCAATGACATGAACTTTCATATTGCTAATTCAGTGACAGAGCAGAGTGCCGTTTCATCCGAATTGAATATCAATTTGCACAATATCAATGATGGAGTCACTCAGTTTAGCAATAACGTGGCGCATGTTGCGACGTGCGGTGAAAACGTTAATCAGCTTTCCGTTCGGCTCAATGGATTACTCAATAAATTCAAATTGTAG
- a CDS encoding amidohydrolase — MLKPNLIAAAIAGMSLFSSISYAKQTADLMITDAMVLTMNGDKTVYQNGTVVVQENKIIAVGDAELAKQYQAKQVLDVDGDIVMPGLINTHTHVSMTVFRSLGDDVPDRLHRYIFPLESKLVSRDMVRIGANLGNVEMLKGGVTTYADMYYFEDEVAKTVDQIGMRAVLGQSVIQFPVADAKNADEGIQYALNFIEQYKNHPRITPAFAPHAPYTNTTETLQKIAKLSLEKQVPVLIHLAESDREQEKIAERSNGLSPVQYMHDIGALNANLVGAHMILIDDKDIELVKKSDMGVAHNMSANIKSAKGVAPALKMYDENVRIGLGTDGPMSGNTLSTIDEFNQVAKVHKLVNHDRAAMPPLKVIDMATMGAARALHMEDKIGSLEVGKLADIIVIDTKAPNMVPIYNPYSALVYSANSGNVRHAVIDGKLVMQDRAINTVNEEQIRQEALAFTDIVRKSVLDSGEEIR; from the coding sequence ATGCTGAAACCCAATTTAATTGCTGCTGCTATCGCTGGTATGAGCCTGTTTTCATCTATCAGTTATGCTAAACAAACTGCGGATCTGATGATTACTGACGCTATGGTGCTCACCATGAATGGCGATAAAACCGTATATCAGAATGGCACTGTTGTGGTGCAAGAGAACAAAATCATTGCGGTGGGGGATGCTGAATTAGCCAAGCAATATCAAGCCAAACAGGTGCTGGATGTGGATGGCGATATCGTGATGCCGGGTCTTATCAATACCCATACGCACGTTTCGATGACGGTGTTCCGATCTTTGGGTGATGATGTACCCGATCGTCTGCATCGTTACATCTTTCCGTTGGAATCCAAATTGGTGTCGCGCGATATGGTACGCATTGGAGCGAACTTAGGTAACGTGGAGATGCTCAAAGGCGGCGTGACCACTTATGCCGACATGTATTATTTCGAAGATGAAGTGGCGAAAACCGTGGATCAAATTGGGATGCGCGCGGTATTAGGCCAAAGCGTGATTCAATTTCCGGTAGCGGATGCAAAAAATGCCGATGAAGGTATTCAGTACGCACTGAACTTTATCGAACAATACAAGAATCATCCGCGCATTACCCCAGCGTTTGCGCCGCATGCGCCATACACCAACACCACCGAAACTTTGCAAAAGATCGCCAAGCTCTCTTTAGAGAAGCAAGTGCCTGTGTTGATCCATTTAGCGGAATCTGACCGAGAGCAAGAGAAAATTGCCGAGCGTTCGAATGGCCTGTCTCCGGTACAGTACATGCACGATATCGGTGCTTTGAACGCCAACTTGGTTGGCGCGCATATGATTTTAATCGATGACAAAGACATCGAACTGGTGAAAAAGTCAGATATGGGCGTAGCACACAATATGAGTGCCAACATTAAATCGGCGAAAGGTGTTGCGCCTGCACTCAAGATGTATGACGAAAATGTTCGTATCGGTTTAGGTACGGATGGTCCTATGTCAGGCAACACGCTGAGCACCATTGATGAATTCAACCAAGTAGCGAAAGTGCATAAGTTGGTGAATCACGATCGCGCCGCGATGCCACCACTAAAAGTGATTGATATGGCAACCATGGGCGCCGCCAGAGCGCTGCACATGGAAGATAAAATCGGCTCGTTAGAAGTGGGCAAACTCGCGGATATCATAGTGATTGATACCAAAGCGCCGAACATGGTGCCGATTTATAACCCTTATTCAGCGTTGGTTTACTCGGCAAACAGCGGCAATGTTCGCCATGCCGTGATTGATGGCAAATTGGTGATGCAAGATCGTGCCATCAACACCGTCAATGAAGAGCAAATCCGCCAAGAAGCGCTCGCCTTCACCGACATCGTTCGTAAGAGCGTGCTGGATTCAGGCGAAGAGATCCGTTAA